From Sphingomonas sp.:
GGTAGCGGTGGTGCATCTTGCGCCGGGGACGAGCGCGACCGAGGCGGAGCTGCAGGCCTTCGTCCGCGAGCGGATCGCGGCGTTCAAGGTGCCGGTGGCGATCCGCTTCTCGACCGAGACGCTGCCGCGGAATGCCAATGGCAAGATCCTCAAGAAGGACCTCAAGGCGCTGTTCGTTACCGACAAGGCGGCGTGAGGTAAGCCTTACCACTTCTTCTTTTCCCCCTTCCGCTTGCGGGAGGGGTTAGGGGAGGGTGTGTGAGGGTAGCGGGCAGGACGTGAGAGGCGAGGGAAGGCGCCATCAGCCCACTTCTTTGAACGCATGCTCTGCTTCCCTCACTCAACCTCCCCCAAACCCCTCCCGCAAGCGGGAGGGGGGTATTGCAGGTCGGGATGAGCCATCAGCCCCTCAAACCAGGTGGATCGCCGTTCCCGCCGCCGCCGCGGCCGCCGCGATCTCCTCCGGTGGCGCCTGGTCGGTCACCAGGTCGTGCACGTCCCCGAACCCGGCGACATGGACGACGCCCGACTTGTCGAACTTGGTCGCATCGCACAGCACTGCCACGCGCCGCGCCTGGGGAAGCAGGCTGCGCTTGAACGCCGCTTCGCCCGCATCGAAATCGAGGAACCCCCGCACCGGATCGACAGCGCCCATCGACAGCACGGTCAGGTCGGGTGCGAACTGGCGGCAATAGTCGATCGCCTCGCTGCCAAATGCGGCGTGGTAATCGGGATCGACCGCGCCGCCCGCTACATAGAGCCGCTGTCCGGCATGGCCGATTACCTGCGCGGCGATCTCCGTGCTGTTGGTGATTACGGTCAGGTCGCGGACCTGCCCCAGCGCACGCGCCAGCCACAAGGTGGTCGTGCCCGAATCGAGCAGCAGCGTCATGCCCGGGCGCACCAGCGCCACCGCGCGCTCGGCGATGCGCTGCTTGGCCTCGGCCTGGTCACGCAGCCGCTGGCGGTAGGGCGGTTCGAGCACGCCGCCCGGCAGGCACACGCCGCCATGGATCTTCTGCACCCGCCCGGCCTGCTCCAGCTGGCGCACGTCGCGGCGGACCGTCTCCTCGGACACATCGAACCGCTCGGCGAGTTCTCCGATCGACCATTGGCCACGCTGTTCGAGCAATTCGAGCATCGTGGTCAGGCGCGCGGTCTGCGGCGCGCGGGCCGCGGGGGTCCGAGCCGGCATGTCGAAGCTTTCCATCCGCGTACCCTATCAGCGATCCCTGCGTGCGGAAACTCACAAAGAGATGATAAAAACCACATAAAACAACATGAAATGTCACATACGCGTCACGAACTGAACCTAGGCGCCGCGGCGGGGCAGCCAGGGCAGGCCGGCCCCCACACACCAAAAGGGAGGGCATTATGGCATTCACCTACCGCGCGGCGCTCGCCGCGCTGGCCGTCGGCGCGAGCTGCATCTCGATGGCCGCCGCCGCGCAGGATGCGACGTCGCAGGCCGCAGAAGACGGCGAGATCGTCGTCAACGGCTATATCGCCTCGTTGGCCAAGGCGCGCGATCTGAAGCGCGATTCCAATATCATGAAGGACGTGATCGTCGCCGAGGACATGGCGAAGTTCCCGGAACTCAACCTGGCGGAGTCGATCCAGCGCCTGCCGGGGGTGGCGATCAACCGCGAGGCCGGCGAAGGCCGCCGCATCACGCTGCGCGGCCTCGGCGCCGATTTCACCCGCGTCCAGCTCAACGGCATGGAAGTGCTGGGCAATGTCGATTCGGCGATGGACAGCCGCGGCCAGCGCTCGCGCGACCGCGCCTTCGATTTCAACATCTTCGCCTCCGAGCTGTTCTCGCGCGTCGAGGTGGAGAAGAGCTACCAGGCCTCGCAGGCCGAAGGCGGCATGGCCGGTACCGTCGGCCTGTTCACCGCCAAGCCGCTCGAGCAGAAGCAGGGGCTGACCGGCGCGATCTCGGCCAAGCTCGGCACCAACAGCTACACCAAGGACGCGCAGCCGCGCGCAGCCGCGATGCTCAGCCAGAACTGGGACGATCGCTTCGGCATCCTCCTCTCGGTCGCCTATTCGAAGCGCAAGACCGAGGAGCAGGGCTATAACACCTATTCGCCCACCCAGCTGAGCGCTAGCCAGATTAGCAGCTACCTGGGCAAGGGCCTCGACATCTCGGCGCTCACCGCCGACCAGCAGGCCAAGTTCAAGTCGGGCGACCTGGTGTTCGCCTCGGGCAACCGCCTGTCGGTTTGGGATGCCAGGCAGGAGCGCCTCGGCCTGACCCTCGCCACCCAGTGGCGTCCGTCGGACAATTTGCTGTTCACGATCGACGGGCTCCACGGCGAGTTCACCACCCATCGCGATGAATATCATCTGGCGACGCGGCCCGATAATACCTCGGGCTCGGTGATCTTCGACACCGGATCGAAGATAAATTCGATCCACTGGGACAGCACCAACTTCGTCGATGCGATCAGCGTCGACAAGGCGACCTATGCCAGCGAGCATCGCCGCTCGCTCAACAAGAACAAGTTCAACCAGATCGCCCTGACCGGCAAGTGGGAGGCCAGCGACAGCCTCACCTTCGACGGCCATGTCGGCTATGAGGATTCGAAGTACACCGCCCCGTATGACGACAAGCTGTACCTGCGCGCGCAGGGCGGCATGACCACCACCTACGACGCCGACGGCACCGGCGCGACCAACGCCTATCGCTGGAACACCACCGATCCGGCCAACTACACGTTCAAGGAATTCTACTTCCGCGAATTCTGGAACAAGACCAGCCTGAAGGAAGGCGTGGGCAACGCCGCGCTGAAGGTGAACGAGGTCTTCACGCTGCGCGCCGGCGGCAGCTATCGCCGCTACGAGACCTCGGGCTCGGAAGTGTATAACGACGGCCAGTTCCACGCGGTCACCGGCACGCCGGTCACCCCCTATGCGGTGGTGTTCAGCCAGAACAAGGCGGCGAGCTGGATCACCGGCGACTATGCCAAGGCGTTCGCGACCTACAATGCCGCGCACACCGTCGCCGGTGCAACCGATATCGAGAACACCTACAAGGTGATCGAGTCCACCACCGCCGGCTATGGCCAGCTCGAGTGGAACGCGCCGCTGGGCGGCATGCGCCTGCGCGGCAATATCGGCCTGCGGGCCTACTTCACCGATCTCGACAGCACCGGCTATGTCACCAACAGCAACGACACGCCGATCGGCACCAACGTCACCAGCGCGCACTATTCGGGCGTGCTGCCGACGCTCAACGCCACGCTGGAAGTTACGCCGAGCTTCCTGATCCGCGTCGCCGCCGCCAAGAACATCAACCGCCCGGGCCTCAGCTCGGTTGCTGCCTCGGGCAGCGCCAATGCCGACAACGGCAAGATCACCGCGAGCATCGGAAACCCCAATCTCAAGCCGTACAAGGACAATTCGGTCGAAGCCTCGGCTGAATGGTATTTCGGCAAGATCGGCCTCGTCTCGCTGGGCGTGTTCCACAAGGATATCCGCAACCTGGTGGCCAGCCAGACGCTGCTGAACGTGCCCTATAGCAGCACCCGCCTGCCGACCTCGATGGTGGCGGGTGCGACCCCAAGCACGATCGTCGCCGAGTTCACCCAGCCGGTGAACCTCGCCAAGGCCTATGTGACCGGCGTGGAGACGGCCGCGCAGACCAACTTCACCTTCCTGCCCGCGCCGTTCGACAAGCTGGGCATGGCGGCGAACCTGACGCTGCTCGACTCGAACGCGCCGAACAAGGGCGTCGACAGCCCGATCCCGGGCCTGTCGAACACCAACGCCAACGCGACGCTCTATTACGAGACCAAGCGCTGGGGGATCCGCGGCTCGATGAACTATCGTTCGTCGTATCTGCGTACCGCCTATGACGGCAAGAACGCGGCCAGCAAGGACGGCTTCGACGGCACCGTATATGTCGATGCCGCGGCCTTCTTCAACGTGACCGACCGGGTGCGGCTGACGCTCGACGCGATCAACCTGACCAACGAGACCGAGGTCCAGTACAACAGCATCTACCACCGCCTGCACAACGAGACGCGCAGCGGCACCACCGTCTTCGCCGGGATCGGCGTGAAGTTCTGACGTTCCTCTCCCCGACGATGCGCCTGGCCGGCCTGGGGGCATGCCCCCAGGCCGGCTTTTTACGGGTCAGGCGGCGGGCGGCGCGTCCCCCAACCATCCAAGTACGCGCAGATCGGCCACGCTGGCGCGGGCGACCGGCACCTCGCGGCCGTCGATCAGCCGCAGTTTCCAGTTGCGATCCTGCCGGACGGCGCCGGCCACCGCGCGGCGGGCGACCCACCAGCTGCGATGAACTCGTTCGCCCTGTCCTTCCAGCTGCGCGACCGCATCGCGCATCCGGATCAGCACCAGCGCGCTGCCATGGAGAGTGTGCACGCGGACATAATGATCCTCGTTTTCGAGGCAGAGGATCGGCCCGCGAAGATGGGGCGGCAGCTGGTCGAGCAGGGCGGGCGCGACCTCTTGCTCGGTCGCGTCGGCAGCCGCAGCCGGTTGGGGATCGGGAAGCGCAGGCGTCGGCGGGGCAGGGGAGGCGGGGACAGCGCCGCGCTCGGCAAGCAGCTGCACGATCGTCACCGTCGCGCCGACTATCAGCGTCTGCAGATAGGCGCCCGCGAGATCGGAGGCCGTCACCGACCGCCACGCCGGACCCGCCGCTGCGAACACGAAGATGACGTTCGTCGGAAAGGCGCCGAGCACGCAAGCGACCGCAATCGCGACGAGCCGCGACATGCCCATCTGCCGGGCCAGCGCGCTGCCGGCCGCAATCACCGGACGGAAAAACGCATAGCCGGTGACGAGGTACAGCGCCCAGTGCAGCAGGCGCGGGCCGAGCGGCGTCGCGTAGGATCCGAACGGCCCGAGCGCCGCCAGCACCAGGATCAGCCCGCCCAGAATCGCGAGCTCCGCGAACAGCCTGCGCGTGCCGCTCATGCGGCGGGCCCGTTCACGCTTCGCGAACGGTACGTCCGCACGGTGAGCGAACCCCTCGCGAAGCCGATCCGACCATTCCTGCAAAGCCGCTCGCTCGGAGCCGGGCCTGCGGCATCATGGGCGGAAAGGAGATACTGATGAACGACGTTGCACATCCCGGCTTCCTGCTCCCCGCACGCGACCGGCTGATCGTCACCCTGGGCGTGATCGCCGGTGGTGCCATCCTGCTGGCCTTCGCGCACGGCCTTGCAAGCGGCGCCGTCGCCCGGTCAAGCATGCGCAACCTCTGGCTGGTCATCCACTTGGTTGCCGTGCTGCCGGCACTGCCGCTCGGCGCCTATGTGCTGGTCCGGCACAAGGGGGATGCGCTGCATCGCCTGCTGGGCAAGCTGTGGGCGGTGCTGATGCTGGTCGCGGCGCTTTCCAGCTTCGGGTTGCGCGGGATGACCGGCAGCCTCAGCCCGATCCATCTGCTGTCGGTGGTGGTGCTGGTGATGATCCCCCGCGGCATTCTCCTCGCTCGCCGCCACCGGATCGAGGCGCACCGCCGGGTCATGTCACTCACCTATCTCGGGTTGGCCGTTGCCGGGCTGTTCACCTTGCTGCCGGGACGGTTGCTGGGCAGTTGGCTGTTCACCTGACCGCTTGCCACGGCACCATCGCTGTCGCGGGGCGCGGGCGGCGCGGGATAGTCGGGAAGGTCGATCGCCTCGGAGTCCCGCACGAAAAGCCTGCTGAACGTCTTTCGGACCAGCGGCGTGCTCGCCAGCCGCATCGCGCCGCGCAGCACCGACAGCCCCGCGGCGCTATGGGGCCAGAGCAGGCGCGGCAGGAGCTTGGGGAAATTTTGCCCCTCCTGCACATAGGGCCGCAGGATGCGTTCATAGCTGTCGAACGCCGCGCGATGGCCGCCGCTGCGCGCCAGCTCGCCCGCGAGCACATAGCCGCCGACGATCGCCAGCGAGGTGCCGATGCCCGACATCGGCGTCGCGCACCAGGCGGCATCGCCGGTGAGCACCACCCGGCCGTTCGACCAGCGCGGCATCTTCACTTGCCGCAGCACGTCGAAATAAAAGTCGTCGGTGGCATCCATGCCCGCGAGGATGCGCGGGAACTGCCAGCCCTCGCCATCGAACAGGTGGTGCAGCCAGGCCTTCTGGCGCGCCGGCCCCCACTGCGCTTCGTCGCCGGGCGTCTTCTGCTGGCCGAGATAGACATGCAGCCTGTCGTCTGGTCCGGGTTTGAACGTCGCGCCGCGCCCGCGCGTGATATTGTGCACTCGCGCGAACGGGCCGTCCGCGGCGGTCCTCGGAATGGAGAAATAGGCGATGGTGATGTCCAGCCAGCGCGATCGGGTCTCGCCGGGGAAGACGCGCTCGCGGGTGGGCGCGCCGACGCCCTCGGCGACGATCACCAGATCGTAGCGCGCCGCCCGGCCGCTTTCGAAGCGGACATCGACGCCATCAGCATCCTGGGTGAGCGCGGCGATGCCGTCACCGAACCGGAACCGCGCATGTCGGGCGGCAGGTTCGAAGATCAGCCGCGCAATGTCGCCGCGAAGGATCTCCAGTTCGGCGGTAGGGCCATCGCCAATGTCGTCGACCGCGAACCGCGCGATCGGGCGGTCGCCCGAATTCACCCAGTCGGTGCCCCGCTCGCCGGTGGTGCGGGCCTGTGCGGCTGCCTCCAGGCCCATACGGCGAAGCACCTCGCGGGCGGCGCCGCGAACGTCGACATTCTGTCCGCCTTCGCGGAACGCCGGTGCTTTCTCCACCACCTCCACGTCGAAGCCGTGGCGCCCGAGCCACCAGGCGGTGGTGGCGCCGGCCACGCTGGCACCGGTGATGAGGATTCGCTGCGGCATGGTGATGTCTCCTTCGAACGAGAAACATCACTAGTGATATTTATGTTCCGTGTGACGCTTCCAGATTGGCGATGAAGCGCTGGAGAAGCGTGACCAGCATGGCCACCTCCGCCTCGGTAAAGCCTTGCGTTCCCGTCGCATTACCATCCAGCAGCGCCGTACGGCCCGCATCCGCCATCGCCGCACCGCGCTCAGTCAACGCGATCGACGCGGATCGCCTATCGCCGGGTACCGGCGTGCGCGCGATCAGCCCCAGTGCCTCGAGCTTGTCGAGCGTCGCCACCATGGCGGGCTGCTTCACCGCCGCGTGTCGGACGAGATCGCGCTGCGGCATCGGCCCCTTCCACCGCAGCAACAGGATCGGCCCGATCAGTCCCAGCGACAGGCCCTCGGGCTTCAACAGCGTGTCGACGAGCCGGTTGAACACGCGCGCGGCATGATTGGCGAGATAGCCGGGAGCGACTGCGGCGTCGGGATGGATATCGTCGTTGCGCGGGGCCATGGCTGCTCCGTGCCGGAATTCGCACGCGCGCGCGAGGCGCTTTTTGCCACGCTGTCGGCGCTTCCCGCGCGCCGAGCGGGGCGGGCGTTATGCGGCGCGCGGGTCTTCGATCGGCAGATCGTACAGGACCGCGCCCTCCTGCAGTTCGGGCACGCGCGCCAGGATATCGCCCCTTGGCGAGAGGATCGTGCAGCCATAGCTGATGCGGTCGTTCGCCATGCCCGCCACGTCGGCGGAAGCCACCCAGCAGCCTATTTCCCGGGGCCGGGCGACAAGGTTCGCGAGGCTCCTCTCGCGCCAGCGTGCGGCGGTCTCGGGGCGGAGCAGGTTGTTCAGCGGGTAGAGGATCAGCCCGGCGCCTTGGTCGGCAGTCCGCGCGGCGGCGTGCGGGAAATTGGAGTCGTTGCAGATGTTGATGCCATAGCGCAGGCCGGATCGCAGGAAGATCGGGAAGCCGGTGCCCGGCGTGACGCCGTCCTCGTTCGGATGGGCCTTGGCATTGCGTCCGACGATCCGGCCTGCTTCGATCACCACGGCGCTGTTGCTTGTATGCGCCCCCATTTGCTCGAACACACCGAGCACCAGGGTGGAGGAAAATCCGGCGATCCGCGCGCACAATGCGGGGAGGGCGAGGGCGGAGGCGATTTCGGCGTGTGCCCGAACCAGCGTCGCGTCATAGGCATGGCCAAGCAGCCATGCTTCCGGAAACAGCAGCAGATCGACCTGCTCCGTGTCGGCCCAGCGCAGCCGATCGACGATCGCCGCGATGGTCTGTTCGGGATCGTCGAGGACGGGGTGGCACTGAACCGCGGCGATCCGCATCGGTGCGGCGCTCAGTAGTCGGTAAGCACGCGGGCGATCGCGTCGCGCCATCCCGCCAGTCGTGCAGCGCGTACGCTGGGTTCCATCTGCGGCTCGAAGGTCCGGACCGTGCCGCGCATCATCACCGCGTCGTCGAGGCTGTCGAACATGCCGCAGCCCAGCCCGGCCAGCATCGCAGCGCCCAGCGAGGTGGTCTCGGCGAAATCGGGGCGGTCGACGGGGAGGGCGAGCATGTCGGCCAGATCCTGCGCGATCCAGTCGTTGGTGATCATGCCGCCGTCGACGCGCAGCCGGCCCCATTGGGCACCGTCCGCGGCGAACGCGGTTTCGAGGTCGTGGCTCTGGTGCGCCATTGCCTCCAGCGCGGCGCGCACGATGTGCGCCCGCCCGGCCGCAAAGCTGAGTCCGGAGATGGCCGCGCGCGCTTGCGGCTCCCACCAGGGCGCGCCGAGGCCGGTAAGCGCGGGTACGCAATAGACCCCGCCATTGTCTGGCACCGAACGGGCCACCGCCTCGCTCTCCTGCGCGTTCGCGATCAGCCCGAGCGAATCGCGCAGCCACTGGACGAGGCTGCCGGCGACGAACACCGATCCCTCCAGCGCATAGGTGCGCCGCCCACCCAGCTGCCACAGCACCGTCGCGAGCAGGCGGTGGCGCGAGCGCGGCTGCAGCGTGCCGGCATTGGTGAGCACAAAGGCGCCGGTGCCATAGGTCGCCTTGGTGTCGCCCGGCGTCAGGCAGGCCTGGCCGATCGTCGCCGCCTGCTGGTCCCCCGCCAGCCCGCAGATCGGAATTGCGCTGCCGAATATCGTGGTCACCCCGAAACGGCCGGCGCAGTCGACGATCTCGGGCAGCGCCGCCCGGGGTGCATCGAACTGGTCGACCAGCCCATCGCTCCAGCCGCCGCTGCCCAGGCCCATCAGCAAGGTGCGCGAGGCATTGGTGGCATCGGTGATGTGCAACCCACCGGTGAGCTTCCACACGAGCCAGCTCTCCACCGTGCCGATCGCCAGTCGATCGCCCGCATCGCGAAGCTGCGGCCAGTTGGTCATTGCCCAGGCGATCTTGGTGCCGGAGAAATAAGGGTCGAGCAGCAATCCGGTACGCGCCTGGATGCCGGGTTCCTCGCCCGCCTCGCGCAGCGTCTGGCACAGCGCTGCGCTGCGGCGGTCCTGCCAGCTTATCGCAGGGGCGAGCGGTTCCCCCGTGGTCTTGTCCCAGAACACCACCGTCTCGCGCTGGTTGGTGATGCCGATCGCCGCGATCCGCTGCGGGCCCCCGGCGAGCGTGACCATCGCCGCCGCGCAGGCATGGCTTTGCCGCCAGATCTCGTTCGCATCATGCTCGACGAGGCCCGGGCCGGGATAATGCTGCGTCAGTTCTGCAGATCTACTCGCAACACATTGACCGGAAGGCGCGAAGAGCATCGCTCGGGTCGAGGTGGTGCCCTCGTCGATAACCAGAAGCAATTCGGCCATGCGATTTAGGCTAGCTGGCAACAGATGCGGCCGCAATTGCGCCGTGCTAGGGCCTTGCATTGCCGCAAGACGATCGCGCCTCTAGACTGTACCAGAAAGGGATTTTCGCGTGGACCAGCGTACCGGGATGATGGGTGGAGACGGTGGCGGGGCGGGGGGCGTTCCCGATCCGATCGCAGCTGCCGATCTGCCCGACGACTGGGAGGGCGAGGAACCCGCACCCAGTCTGCGCCGTGACCGGCTGATGGCCGCGCTGGTGCTGATCGCCGGCATGGGGCTGGTGCTGGCGCTGCCCTTCGCGCTCCAGGCGGGCGCGCGCTTCTTCCTGCCGGTCACCGCCTCGCTGGTGATCGCGATCGCGCTGGTGCCTTTTCTCGAATGGCTGGAACGGCACCGGCTGCCGGCGCCGATCGCTGCCTTCGTCTGCGTGCTGCTGTTCCTCACCGCGGCGAACGTCGCGCTCGCCTCGATCGTGGTGCCGGCCTGGCAATGGATCCGCCGGCTGCCCGAGAGCATCCCCAAGATCCAGCACAATCTCGAACCGCTGATCCGCTTCTATTCGAACCTCGAGCGGTTCGTGAACAAGACGCTCAACAACTTCGCGTCGGCGCCCGTGCGCCAGCCGGTGGTACAGGCGCCGCAGCCGCCGACGTCGCTGCTCGATCTGTTCACCACTTCGGCCCCGTCGGCGCTGATCGAGATGTTCTTCGCGATCCTCGTCATCTACTTCTTTCTAGCCGGCTGGACCCGCCTGCGCCGCCGCGCGATCACCAGCCGATCCAGCTTCGGGGGCGCGATGGCGACCGCGCGGGTGATCCAGGACGTGGTGGACGATACCTCGGCCTATCTGGGCACGATCACGCTGATCAACGTCACGCTGGGCCTGATCGTCGCGGCCGCACTGTGGCTGATGGGCATGCCGACGCCGCTGATGTGGGGCGGTATCGTCGCGCTGCTCAACTATATCCCGTATATCGGCCCGGTGATCGCGGCGCTGCTGCTCGCGGTGGGGGGGCTCATGTCCTACGCCGATATCGGCACGGCGATGGTGCCCCCGGCGATCATGATCGCGGCGCACCTCGTGGAGGCGAATGTCGTCACCCCGCTGATCGTCGGGCATCGCCTCACCATCAACCCGATCATGATCCTGATCTCGCTGAGCTTCTGGGGCTGGGTGTGGGGCACCACCGGCGCGCTGCTGGCGGTGCCGCTGCTGATCATCATCCAGACCGTGCTCAATGCCGCGGGCAAGCCCGATATCGCCGGTTTCCTGTTCGAGCAGGGCACGCTGGTGCGCGATCCTGCGGACATTCGCTCGCGTCGTCGCGCGAACCTCGATCAATCCGGTTGACAGCCTGAAAACACGCGGCTAGGTGCCGCCTCCTCGCTTGGCTCAAGCGGGTGTAGCTCAGTTGGTTAGAGCGCCGGCCTGTCACGCCGGAGGTCGCGGGTTCGAGCCCCGTCACTCGCGCCACTCGCCTTGCGGGACTCCAGATGGAATCCGGCGGCGATTGGCCGTTCAAGATTTCCTCGCTTGGAAGCAAGCGGGTGTAGCTCAGTTGGTTAGAGCGCCGGCCTGTCACGCCGGAGGTCGCGNNNNNNNNNNNNNNNNNNNNNNNNNNNNNNNNNNNNNNNNNNNNNNNNNNNNNNNNNNNNNNNNNNNNNNNNNNNNNNNNNNNNNNNNNNNNNNNNNNNNGGTTCGAGCCCCGTCACTCGCGCCATGCGGCGCATCTCCCCGGAAATGCGGGACATGCGCGCAGGCCGGGCCTTTGCAGGCCCTCTCGTTTCTGCGCTAAGCCGCTGCGATGATCCGTATCTATGCTCGCGCGCTCGCGCTTCTCCTCGCCACCACCGCTCTCCCGGCCTCGGCCCAGATCGCTGCCGATTCGAAGCGAATCGAACAGACCGTCCGCACGATGGCGTCCGATGCGTTCGAGGGGCGCGCGCCCGGCACCCGCGGCGA
This genomic window contains:
- a CDS encoding DeoR/GlpR family DNA-binding transcription regulator; this encodes MPARTPAARAPQTARLTTMLELLEQRGQWSIGELAERFDVSEETVRRDVRQLEQAGRVQKIHGGVCLPGGVLEPPYRQRLRDQAEAKQRIAERAVALVRPGMTLLLDSGTTTLWLARALGQVRDLTVITNSTEIAAQVIGHAGQRLYVAGGAVDPDYHAAFGSEAIDYCRQFAPDLTVLSMGAVDPVRGFLDFDAGEAAFKRSLLPQARRVAVLCDATKFDKSGVVHVAGFGDVHDLVTDQAPPEEIAAAAAAAGTAIHLV
- a CDS encoding TonB-dependent receptor, with amino-acid sequence MAFTYRAALAALAVGASCISMAAAAQDATSQAAEDGEIVVNGYIASLAKARDLKRDSNIMKDVIVAEDMAKFPELNLAESIQRLPGVAINREAGEGRRITLRGLGADFTRVQLNGMEVLGNVDSAMDSRGQRSRDRAFDFNIFASELFSRVEVEKSYQASQAEGGMAGTVGLFTAKPLEQKQGLTGAISAKLGTNSYTKDAQPRAAAMLSQNWDDRFGILLSVAYSKRKTEEQGYNTYSPTQLSASQISSYLGKGLDISALTADQQAKFKSGDLVFASGNRLSVWDARQERLGLTLATQWRPSDNLLFTIDGLHGEFTTHRDEYHLATRPDNTSGSVIFDTGSKINSIHWDSTNFVDAISVDKATYASEHRRSLNKNKFNQIALTGKWEASDSLTFDGHVGYEDSKYTAPYDDKLYLRAQGGMTTTYDADGTGATNAYRWNTTDPANYTFKEFYFREFWNKTSLKEGVGNAALKVNEVFTLRAGGSYRRYETSGSEVYNDGQFHAVTGTPVTPYAVVFSQNKAASWITGDYAKAFATYNAAHTVAGATDIENTYKVIESTTAGYGQLEWNAPLGGMRLRGNIGLRAYFTDLDSTGYVTNSNDTPIGTNVTSAHYSGVLPTLNATLEVTPSFLIRVAAAKNINRPGLSSVAASGSANADNGKITASIGNPNLKPYKDNSVEASAEWYFGKIGLVSLGVFHKDIRNLVASQTLLNVPYSSTRLPTSMVAGATPSTIVAEFTQPVNLAKAYVTGVETAAQTNFTFLPAPFDKLGMAANLTLLDSNAPNKGVDSPIPGLSNTNANATLYYETKRWGIRGSMNYRSSYLRTAYDGKNAASKDGFDGTVYVDAAAFFNVTDRVRLTLDAINLTNETEVQYNSIYHRLHNETRSGTTVFAGIGVKF
- a CDS encoding LytTR family DNA-binding domain-containing protein, producing MSGTRRLFAELAILGGLILVLAALGPFGSYATPLGPRLLHWALYLVTGYAFFRPVIAAGSALARQMGMSRLVAIAVACVLGAFPTNVIFVFAAAGPAWRSVTASDLAGAYLQTLIVGATVTIVQLLAERGAVPASPAPPTPALPDPQPAAAADATEQEVAPALLDQLPPHLRGPILCLENEDHYVRVHTLHGSALVLIRMRDAVAQLEGQGERVHRSWWVARRAVAGAVRQDRNWKLRLIDGREVPVARASVADLRVLGWLGDAPPAA
- a CDS encoding DUF2306 domain-containing protein, coding for MNDVAHPGFLLPARDRLIVTLGVIAGGAILLAFAHGLASGAVARSSMRNLWLVIHLVAVLPALPLGAYVLVRHKGDALHRLLGKLWAVLMLVAALSSFGLRGMTGSLSPIHLLSVVVLVMIPRGILLARRHRIEAHRRVMSLTYLGLAVAGLFTLLPGRLLGSWLFT
- a CDS encoding FAD-dependent monooxygenase translates to MPQRILITGASVAGATTAWWLGRHGFDVEVVEKAPAFREGGQNVDVRGAAREVLRRMGLEAAAQARTTGERGTDWVNSGDRPIARFAVDDIGDGPTAELEILRGDIARLIFEPAARHARFRFGDGIAALTQDADGVDVRFESGRAARYDLVIVAEGVGAPTRERVFPGETRSRWLDITIAYFSIPRTAADGPFARVHNITRGRGATFKPGPDDRLHVYLGQQKTPGDEAQWGPARQKAWLHHLFDGEGWQFPRILAGMDATDDFYFDVLRQVKMPRWSNGRVVLTGDAAWCATPMSGIGTSLAIVGGYVLAGELARSGGHRAAFDSYERILRPYVQEGQNFPKLLPRLLWPHSAAGLSVLRGAMRLASTPLVRKTFSRLFVRDSEAIDLPDYPAPPAPRDSDGAVASGQVNSQLPSNRPGSKVNSPATANPR
- a CDS encoding MarR family winged helix-turn-helix transcriptional regulator, with the translated sequence MAPRNDDIHPDAAVAPGYLANHAARVFNRLVDTLLKPEGLSLGLIGPILLLRWKGPMPQRDLVRHAAVKQPAMVATLDKLEALGLIARTPVPGDRRSASIALTERGAAMADAGRTALLDGNATGTQGFTEAEVAMLVTLLQRFIANLEASHGT
- a CDS encoding carbon-nitrogen hydrolase family protein, whose translation is MRIAAVQCHPVLDDPEQTIAAIVDRLRWADTEQVDLLLFPEAWLLGHAYDATLVRAHAEIASALALPALCARIAGFSSTLVLGVFEQMGAHTSNSAVVIEAGRIVGRNAKAHPNEDGVTPGTGFPIFLRSGLRYGINICNDSNFPHAAARTADQGAGLILYPLNNLLRPETAARWRERSLANLVARPREIGCWVASADVAGMANDRISYGCTILSPRGDILARVPELQEGAVLYDLPIEDPRAA
- a CDS encoding glycerol kinase, whose protein sequence is MAELLLVIDEGTTSTRAMLFAPSGQCVASRSAELTQHYPGPGLVEHDANEIWRQSHACAAAMVTLAGGPQRIAAIGITNQRETVVFWDKTTGEPLAPAISWQDRRSAALCQTLREAGEEPGIQARTGLLLDPYFSGTKIAWAMTNWPQLRDAGDRLAIGTVESWLVWKLTGGLHITDATNASRTLLMGLGSGGWSDGLVDQFDAPRAALPEIVDCAGRFGVTTIFGSAIPICGLAGDQQAATIGQACLTPGDTKATYGTGAFVLTNAGTLQPRSRHRLLATVLWQLGGRRTYALEGSVFVAGSLVQWLRDSLGLIANAQESEAVARSVPDNGGVYCVPALTGLGAPWWEPQARAAISGLSFAAGRAHIVRAALEAMAHQSHDLETAFAADGAQWGRLRVDGGMITNDWIAQDLADMLALPVDRPDFAETTSLGAAMLAGLGCGMFDSLDDAVMMRGTVRTFEPQMEPSVRAARLAGWRDAIARVLTDY
- a CDS encoding AI-2E family transporter, whose product is MGGDGGGAGGVPDPIAAADLPDDWEGEEPAPSLRRDRLMAALVLIAGMGLVLALPFALQAGARFFLPVTASLVIAIALVPFLEWLERHRLPAPIAAFVCVLLFLTAANVALASIVVPAWQWIRRLPESIPKIQHNLEPLIRFYSNLERFVNKTLNNFASAPVRQPVVQAPQPPTSLLDLFTTSAPSALIEMFFAILVIYFFLAGWTRLRRRAITSRSSFGGAMATARVIQDVVDDTSAYLGTITLINVTLGLIVAAALWLMGMPTPLMWGGIVALLNYIPYIGPVIAALLLAVGGLMSYADIGTAMVPPAIMIAAHLVEANVVTPLIVGHRLTINPIMILISLSFWGWVWGTTGALLAVPLLIIIQTVLNAAGKPDIAGFLFEQGTLVRDPADIRSRRRANLDQSG